In the Streptomyces sp. NBC_00525 genome, one interval contains:
- the galU gene encoding UTP--glucose-1-phosphate uridylyltransferase GalU — MRKIQKAVIPAAGLGTRFLPATKATPKEMLPVVDKPAIQYVVEEAAAAGLNDVLMVTGRNKRPLEDHFDRNYELESALTRKGDAARLAKVQESNELATMHYVRQGDPKGLGHAVLCAEPHVGDEPFAVLLGDDLIDPRDPLLTRMTEVQQREGGSVVALMEVPPAMIQQYGCAAVEPTAEDDLVRVTGLVEKPEPGEAPSNLAVIGRYVLDPAVFAVLRETEPGRGGEIQLTDALQRLAADEKLGGPVHGVVFRGRRYDTGDRGDYLRAIVRLACEREDLGPDFRTWLRSFAAAEL, encoded by the coding sequence ATGCGCAAGATCCAGAAGGCCGTCATACCGGCCGCCGGGCTCGGTACCCGGTTCCTGCCGGCGACGAAGGCCACTCCCAAGGAGATGCTGCCGGTCGTCGACAAGCCGGCGATCCAGTACGTCGTGGAGGAGGCCGCCGCAGCGGGCCTGAACGACGTCCTGATGGTCACCGGACGCAACAAGCGGCCGCTGGAGGACCACTTCGACCGGAACTACGAGCTGGAGTCGGCGCTGACCCGCAAGGGCGACGCCGCACGGCTGGCCAAGGTCCAGGAGTCCAACGAACTCGCCACCATGCACTACGTCCGCCAGGGCGACCCCAAGGGTCTCGGGCACGCAGTCCTGTGCGCGGAGCCCCATGTCGGGGACGAGCCGTTCGCGGTCCTGCTCGGCGACGACCTGATCGACCCGCGCGACCCGCTGCTGACCCGGATGACCGAGGTCCAGCAGCGCGAGGGCGGCAGCGTCGTCGCGCTCATGGAGGTCCCGCCCGCGATGATCCAGCAGTACGGCTGCGCGGCGGTGGAGCCCACGGCGGAGGACGACCTCGTCCGGGTCACCGGCCTGGTCGAGAAGCCGGAGCCGGGCGAGGCCCCCAGCAACCTCGCGGTCATCGGCCGCTACGTCCTGGACCCCGCCGTCTTCGCCGTACTGCGCGAGACCGAGCCCGGCCGGGGCGGCGAGATCCAGCTGACCGACGCGCTCCAGCGGCTGGCCGCCGACGAGAAGCTCGGCGGCCCGGTGCACGGCGTGGTCTTCCGGGGCCGCCGCTACGACACCGGGGACCGGGGCGACTATCTGCGGGCCATCGTCCGCCTCGCCTGCGAGCGCGAGGACCTGGGCCCCGACTTCCGTACCTGGCTGCGCTCCTTCGCAGCGGCCGAACTCTGA